A genomic segment from Mus musculus strain C57BL/6J chromosome 13, GRCm38.p6 C57BL/6J encodes:
- the Cdk20 gene encoding cyclin-dependent kinase 20 isoform X1 produces the protein MDQYCILGRIGEGAHGIVFKAKHVEVVQLKAVFPHGAGFVLAFEFMLSDLAEVVRHAQRPLAPAQVKSYLQMLLKGVAFCHANNIVHRDLKPANLLISASGQLKIADFGLARVFSPDGGRLYTHQVATRWYRAPELLYGARQYDQGVDLWAVGCIMGELLNGSPLFPGENDIEQLCCVLRILGTPSPRVWPEITELPDYNKISFKEQAPVPLEEVLPDASPQALDLLGQFLLYPPRQRIAASQALLHQYFFTAPLPAHPSELPIPQRPGGPAPKAHPGPPHVHDFHVDRPLEESLLNPELIRPFIPEG, from the exons ATGGACCAGTATTGCATCCTCGGTCGCATCGGGGAGGGCGCCCACGGCATCGTCTTCAAAGCCAAGCACGTAGAG GTGGTGCAGCTGAAGGCTGTGTTCCCACATGGTGCGGGCTTTGTGCTGGCTTTCGAATTTATGCTGTCGGACCTGGCAGAGGTGGTGCGCCATGCCCAGAGGCCCCTGGCCCCAGCACAAGTCAAGAGCTACCTGCAGATGCTGCTCAAAGGTGTTGCGTTTTGCCATGCCAACAACATTGTGCATCGG GACCTGAAGCCTGCTAACCTGCTCATCAGTGCCTCAGGCCAGCTCAAGATAGCTGACTTTGGCCTGGCCCGGGTCTTCTCTCCGGATGGTGGTCGCCTCTACACACATCAGGTGGCCACCAG gtGGTACCGAGCTCCTGAACTCCTGTATGGCGCTCGGCAGTATGACCAGGGCGTTGACCTATG GGCTGTGGGCTGCATCATGGGAGAGCTGTTGAATGGGTCCCCCCTGTTCCCGGGCGAAAACGACATTGAACAACTGTGCTGTGTGCTTCGCATCCTGGGTACCCCGAGTCCTCGAGTCTGGCCG GAGATCACAGAGCTGCCTGACTACAACAAGATCTCCTTCAAGGAGCAGGCACCAGTGCCCCTGGAGGAGGTGCTGCCTGATGCCTCTCCCCAGGCCTTGGACCTGCTGGGCCAGTTCCTCCTCTACCCTCCACGACAGCGTATTGCAGCCTCCCAG GCCCTTCTGCATCAGTACTTCTTCACAGCGCCTCTGCCTGCCCATCCATCCGAGCTGCCAATTCCTCAGCGCCCAGGGGGACCTGCACCCAAGGCTCACCCAGGGCCCCCCCATGTCCACGACTTCCATGTGGATCGACCTCTTGAGGAGTCACTGTTGAACCCAGAACTGATTCGGCCCTTCATCCCAGAGGGGTGA
- the Cdk20 gene encoding cyclin-dependent kinase 20: MDQYCILGRIGEGAHGIVFKAKHVETGEIVALKKVALRRLEDGIPNQALREIKALQEIEDSQYVVQLKAVFPHGAGFVLAFEFMLSDLAEVVRHAQRPLAPAQVKSYLQMLLKGVAFCHANNIVHRDLKPANLLISASGQLKIADFGLARVFSPDGGRLYTHQVATRWYRAPELLYGARQYDQGVDLWAVGCIMGELLNGSPLFPGENDIEQLCCVLRILGTPSPRVWPEITELPDYNKISFKEQAPVPLEEVLPDASPQALDLLGQFLLYPPRQRIAASQALLHQYFFTAPLPAHPSELPIPQRPGGPAPKAHPGPPHVHDFHVDRPLEESLLNPELIRPFIPEG, translated from the exons ATGGACCAGTATTGCATCCTCGGTCGCATCGGGGAGGGCGCCCACGGCATCGTCTTCAAAGCCAAGCACGTAGAG ACTGGCGAGATCGTTGCCCTCAAGAAGGTGGCCTTGCGGCGGCTGGAGGATGGTATTCCTAACCAGGCCCTCAGAGAAATCAAGGCTCTGCAGGAGATAGAGGACAGTCAATAT GTGGTGCAGCTGAAGGCTGTGTTCCCACATGGTGCGGGCTTTGTGCTGGCTTTCGAATTTATGCTGTCGGACCTGGCAGAGGTGGTGCGCCATGCCCAGAGGCCCCTGGCCCCAGCACAAGTCAAGAGCTACCTGCAGATGCTGCTCAAAGGTGTTGCGTTTTGCCATGCCAACAACATTGTGCATCGG GACCTGAAGCCTGCTAACCTGCTCATCAGTGCCTCAGGCCAGCTCAAGATAGCTGACTTTGGCCTGGCCCGGGTCTTCTCTCCGGATGGTGGTCGCCTCTACACACATCAGGTGGCCACCAG gtGGTACCGAGCTCCTGAACTCCTGTATGGCGCTCGGCAGTATGACCAGGGCGTTGACCTATG GGCTGTGGGCTGCATCATGGGAGAGCTGTTGAATGGGTCCCCCCTGTTCCCGGGCGAAAACGACATTGAACAACTGTGCTGTGTGCTTCGCATCCTGGGTACCCCGAGTCCTCGAGTCTGGCCG GAGATCACAGAGCTGCCTGACTACAACAAGATCTCCTTCAAGGAGCAGGCACCAGTGCCCCTGGAGGAGGTGCTGCCTGATGCCTCTCCCCAGGCCTTGGACCTGCTGGGCCAGTTCCTCCTCTACCCTCCACGACAGCGTATTGCAGCCTCCCAG GCCCTTCTGCATCAGTACTTCTTCACAGCGCCTCTGCCTGCCCATCCATCCGAGCTGCCAATTCCTCAGCGCCCAGGGGGACCTGCACCCAAGGCTCACCCAGGGCCCCCCCATGTCCACGACTTCCATGTGGATCGACCTCTTGAGGAGTCACTGTTGAACCCAGAACTGATTCGGCCCTTCATCCCAGAGGGGTGA